In Alkalihalobacillus sp. TS-13, the following are encoded in one genomic region:
- a CDS encoding 2Fe-2S iron-sulfur cluster-binding protein — translation MPNINYLTSGKVIEVPENSNILRMSLRYDGDLPNKCGGGICGTCVCKIEEGAEFLDKVKVQERRKLGDEWLDKGYRLGCQSFVTNGDVTVSWDEETTKTVKKRKPDKIKKEKVSVGK, via the coding sequence ATGCCGAATATTAATTATCTGACGAGCGGTAAAGTGATTGAAGTTCCGGAAAATTCGAATATTCTAAGGATGTCTTTAAGATATGATGGTGATCTCCCGAATAAATGCGGCGGTGGGATTTGTGGGACATGCGTATGTAAGATAGAAGAAGGTGCAGAATTTCTTGATAAGGTGAAAGTCCAAGAACGCCGTAAGTTAGGTGATGAATGGCTGGACAAAGGCTACCGTCTTGGATGCCAGTCGTTTGTGACAAATGGTGATGTTACGGTGTCGTGGGATGAAGAAACTACAAAAACAGTCAAAAAGAGAAAGCCCGATAAAATCAAAAAAGAAAAAGTTTCGGTTGGAAAATAA
- a CDS encoding GntR family transcriptional regulator: MKWAEDELLSIRERAYRYLKDLILEGEFKPGDRLIERELATKLNISRTPIREALFRLESQGFVKTVPRKGVIVTNISEEEVIEVFTILSSLEVLAAKLAAQKMDEETQKVFDEKIRELEELEQNGSEDFDNEHINMNLLLYKASKSPKLYEILSGLTDYIQMSANMGYETPGRRKESLREHIQIMRALRDKEVEMAEYHTKIHIENSKKAYINFLEQQKEKRKANR; this comes from the coding sequence ATGAAATGGGCAGAGGATGAACTATTGTCTATTCGCGAACGCGCATACAGATATCTAAAAGACTTGATTTTAGAGGGCGAATTCAAGCCTGGAGACCGTTTGATTGAAAGGGAACTGGCCACCAAATTGAACATTAGCCGGACGCCGATACGTGAAGCACTATTTCGACTTGAATCGCAAGGCTTTGTCAAAACAGTGCCTCGTAAAGGGGTCATTGTTACTAACATTTCTGAAGAAGAAGTCATTGAAGTATTTACGATCCTGTCCTCACTTGAGGTGCTCGCAGCTAAACTCGCGGCACAAAAGATGGATGAGGAAACTCAGAAAGTTTTTGATGAGAAAATAAGAGAATTAGAAGAGCTTGAGCAAAACGGCTCTGAGGACTTTGATAATGAACATATCAATATGAACCTTCTTCTGTACAAAGCTTCGAAGAGTCCGAAGTTGTACGAAATACTTTCAGGATTGACGGATTATATTCAAATGTCAGCAAATATGGGGTATGAAACTCCAGGACGAAGGAAGGAATCATTAAGGGAGCATATCCAGATCATGAGAGCGCTTCGAGACAAAGAAGTCGAAATGGCTGAATATCATACGAAGATCCATATTGAAAATTCGAAAAAGGCTTATATCAATTTCCTTGAACAACAAAAAGAAAAACGGAAGGCAAATCGATAG
- a CDS encoding TenA family transcriptional regulator, protein MAKLLSKDEFRKELEEAIKGNHSQKAPFTVAWAEGKLERHHFARWAENHYHYVGPFANYLSYIYHNTPDLPEYEDAKDFTLQNMYEEEIAADRHTDLLIRFAESCGTTRERVQDPKNMTATTLGLQSWCYSVAARENFVVATAALVVGLESQVPDIYRKQTPILREKYGFDDEEIEFFDLHIVSDEIHGERGYKIVLEHANTPELQQQCLDIVRVGAKMRRMYMDGLWREYLEQDLGALVQA, encoded by the coding sequence ATGGCAAAACTATTATCAAAAGACGAGTTTCGTAAAGAACTAGAAGAGGCGATCAAAGGTAACCATAGTCAGAAAGCGCCTTTCACTGTTGCATGGGCTGAAGGGAAGCTTGAGAGGCACCATTTTGCGCGATGGGCTGAAAACCATTACCACTACGTAGGTCCTTTTGCTAACTATCTTTCTTACATTTACCATAACACTCCTGATCTACCTGAATATGAAGACGCTAAAGACTTTACCCTTCAAAATATGTATGAAGAAGAAATTGCGGCTGATCGTCACACAGACTTGTTGATTCGTTTCGCAGAATCTTGCGGTACGACAAGAGAGCGTGTCCAGGATCCTAAGAACATGACAGCAACGACACTTGGACTACAAAGCTGGTGTTATTCAGTAGCAGCTAGAGAAAACTTTGTTGTCGCAACAGCGGCGCTAGTAGTCGGATTAGAATCGCAAGTTCCGGATATTTACCGAAAACAAACACCGATCCTTCGTGAGAAATACGGCTTCGATGATGAAGAAATCGAGTTCTTCGATTTACACATCGTATCGGATGAAATCCACGGAGAACGCGGATACAAAATCGTTCTGGAGCATGCGAATACACCAGAGTTACAGCAACAGTGTCTCGATATCGTCCGGGTCGGGGCTAAAATGCGCCGCATGTACATGGATGGCCTCTGGAGAGAGTACCTTGAACAAGATTTAGGTGCACTTGTACAAGCCTAA
- a CDS encoding RidA family protein, with translation MNCEKVDEQLRSLGLELPDAPKPSGHYLGSVRSGQFLFISGVTCKWNGELPYKGQVGADLSIEEGYEAAKITTLNHLAIIKEVVGCFKLVDRIVKVTGYVNCEKGFAEVPGVINGSSELLMQVFGENGKHARCAVGVCSLPGNAAVETDLLVALK, from the coding sequence ATGAATTGTGAAAAAGTGGACGAACAGCTTCGATCTCTTGGGTTAGAGTTACCTGATGCACCGAAACCTTCCGGACATTACCTCGGATCCGTAAGAAGCGGCCAGTTTCTATTCATCAGCGGGGTGACTTGTAAATGGAATGGAGAGCTTCCTTACAAAGGTCAGGTAGGAGCGGACTTATCCATAGAAGAGGGATATGAAGCAGCAAAAATCACGACCTTAAACCATCTAGCGATCATAAAGGAAGTTGTCGGATGCTTCAAACTTGTCGATCGAATCGTGAAAGTTACAGGGTATGTGAACTGTGAAAAAGGTTTTGCAGAAGTACCCGGAGTGATTAACGGCTCATCTGAACTCTTAATGCAAGTGTTTGGTGAAAACGGAAAGCACGCCAGATGCGCAGTCGGCGTATGCTCACTCCCAGGAAACGCAGCAGTAGAAACCGACTTACTAGTAGCCTTAAAGTGA
- a CDS encoding chromate transporter — protein MRPFLDLTIGFARTGVTGYGGGPSTIPLIEYEAVKKYKWMTEDEFGQTLALANTLPGPIATKMAAYIGYKVKGSLGAVVAILAHILPSLIGMVGMLGILYKYRNSPFVSGMVAGVTPIIGILLLEMAYKFADKARKGLGFPIMLALSGLSLVVLQLLNVHPGVMIGSCLVGAFIVATYRSRGKAESEKINVEREEESV, from the coding sequence TTGAGACCATTCTTGGACCTTACGATCGGATTCGCAAGGACCGGGGTGACTGGTTATGGAGGCGGACCGTCGACGATTCCATTGATCGAATATGAGGCTGTGAAAAAATACAAATGGATGACAGAAGATGAATTCGGGCAGACCCTGGCTCTTGCGAATACATTGCCTGGCCCGATTGCTACGAAAATGGCCGCTTATATCGGATACAAGGTGAAAGGGAGCTTAGGGGCTGTCGTTGCGATCCTTGCGCATATTTTACCGTCGTTGATCGGAATGGTCGGCATGCTCGGTATTTTGTACAAATATCGAAACTCGCCATTCGTCAGCGGAATGGTCGCGGGAGTTACACCGATAATTGGTATACTGCTCCTTGAAATGGCGTATAAGTTTGCGGATAAAGCCCGAAAAGGTCTCGGGTTCCCTATCATGCTTGCCTTATCAGGTCTCTCTCTTGTCGTCCTCCAATTGTTGAATGTCCATCCAGGTGTGATGATCGGGTCTTGTTTAGTGGGGGCTTTCATTGTGGCGACATACAGGAGCAGAGGGAAGGCCGAATCTGAAAAAATAAATGTTGAGAGAGAGGAAGAAAGCGTATGA
- a CDS encoding 2Fe-2S iron-sulfur cluster-binding protein yields the protein MPKVTLHVDGEVVQQEVKDHANLVVLAGIKQFPKLKYGCGMGKCTKCTCKVIDGADQLDPPNWKEQKMLGDNLDKGYRLTCQLTIKDNLEITQENIALKKKSKLVEENTTG from the coding sequence ATGCCAAAAGTAACGTTACATGTCGACGGTGAAGTCGTGCAACAGGAGGTAAAAGACCATGCTAATCTGGTCGTCCTTGCTGGAATCAAGCAATTTCCTAAGTTGAAATATGGTTGTGGAATGGGAAAATGTACAAAATGTACGTGTAAGGTGATTGATGGTGCAGATCAGCTCGATCCACCAAATTGGAAAGAACAAAAAATGCTTGGCGATAATTTGGACAAGGGTTATCGTCTTACGTGTCAGTTGACAATAAAGGATAATCTCGAAATCACCCAGGAGAACATTGCGCTCAAAAAGAAGTCGAAATTGGTAGAGGAAAACACTACGGGTTAA
- a CDS encoding chromate transporter, with protein sequence MIYWDIFWAFFISNLLGYGGGPSTIPLVQNEVVNRYEWMTLREFGDLLAIANVLPGPIATKMGGFIGYQIAGVPGMLIALAATILPSAIAVIILFKFVNLFKDSPHVKMLTVSVQPVIAILLGVLAFQFFITAFETSGVLHLVILTAVGWLTMYKFKVHPALVILCALGYGGVFLA encoded by the coding sequence ATGATCTACTGGGATATTTTCTGGGCTTTCTTCATTTCCAATCTGCTCGGTTATGGCGGAGGTCCATCAACGATACCTCTTGTTCAAAATGAGGTCGTCAATCGCTATGAGTGGATGACCTTGCGTGAATTCGGGGACCTTTTAGCGATTGCCAATGTGCTTCCAGGTCCGATTGCGACCAAGATGGGGGGCTTTATCGGCTATCAAATCGCCGGTGTACCAGGCATGTTGATTGCTCTTGCGGCTACGATCCTCCCTTCAGCAATAGCCGTCATCATCCTGTTCAAGTTCGTGAATCTTTTTAAAGACTCACCTCATGTAAAAATGCTGACCGTTTCCGTACAGCCTGTCATCGCGATTTTACTAGGCGTTTTGGCATTCCAGTTTTTTATTACTGCGTTTGAAACGAGCGGAGTTCTGCATCTGGTGATTTTGACAGCAGTTGGTTGGCTGACGATGTACAAATTCAAGGTCCACCCAGCACTTGTGATTTTATGTGCGTTAGGGTACGGCGGCGTATTTTTAGCATAA
- a CDS encoding aldehyde dehydrogenase family protein — protein MIYVLTAKAELYKNLIAGEWTTSASGTTFQSTNPANKEEVVGEFQASNEEDVKKAIEVADKAFPSWASTPPSKKAAILNKAAGLLEDGVEQLADELTREEGKPIGASRKEVLRSAQTLRYYAVEGQSFTGETFPQDDPNMKVSTELEPLGVITVITPWNFPISIPARKIAPALITGNTVVFKPSSETPLIAYRLVEALHEAGLPEGVLNFVTGHSKDIGDSLVTHPAVKAVTFTGSTTAGEHIHRNVSLETRTQMELGGKNPIIVMDDADVELAAQLTVNGGYSLTGQACTGTSRVIVMEEVKDKYLDALVEKTKALKIGNGFEQGVTICPLASEKQLNNVLNYIGIGKQEGATLVYGGDHLTEGDLGKGFYVQPTIFSDVTPDMTIAQEEIFGPVISVIEVGTYEEAISVANGVKYGLSASIVTNNLKTAQQFTKEIKAGTVKVNRTTTGNLINAPFGGLKKSSTSTFRESGRAGLEFFTQIKTVYVGY, from the coding sequence ATGATATATGTGCTGACAGCGAAAGCAGAACTCTACAAAAATCTGATTGCAGGCGAATGGACTACATCAGCAAGCGGGACGACATTCCAGAGTACCAACCCAGCAAATAAAGAAGAAGTGGTGGGGGAATTCCAGGCATCTAATGAGGAAGATGTGAAAAAAGCAATTGAGGTCGCTGACAAAGCGTTTCCGAGTTGGGCAAGCACCCCGCCTTCAAAAAAAGCAGCAATTTTAAATAAAGCGGCCGGTCTACTTGAAGATGGAGTCGAACAACTCGCAGATGAATTGACACGAGAAGAAGGAAAACCCATAGGGGCATCCCGTAAAGAAGTACTCCGATCTGCTCAAACGTTACGTTATTATGCTGTTGAGGGGCAGAGTTTCACAGGTGAAACGTTCCCACAGGACGATCCGAACATGAAAGTATCGACTGAACTGGAACCACTTGGGGTCATAACCGTGATTACGCCATGGAACTTCCCAATCTCAATACCAGCACGGAAAATTGCACCAGCCTTGATTACGGGGAATACTGTCGTGTTCAAGCCATCTTCTGAGACGCCGTTGATTGCTTATCGTCTTGTCGAAGCGCTCCACGAGGCAGGTCTTCCAGAGGGTGTCCTTAATTTTGTGACAGGTCATTCAAAGGATATCGGTGACAGTTTAGTCACTCATCCTGCGGTCAAAGCGGTCACATTCACTGGATCGACGACTGCTGGCGAACACATCCACCGTAATGTTTCGTTGGAGACCCGTACGCAAATGGAACTGGGCGGAAAAAATCCGATCATCGTCATGGATGATGCAGATGTTGAACTGGCAGCTCAGTTGACGGTCAACGGCGGTTATTCTTTAACCGGACAAGCCTGTACCGGAACAAGTAGGGTCATCGTGATGGAGGAAGTGAAAGACAAGTATTTGGACGCGTTAGTTGAAAAAACGAAGGCGCTGAAGATCGGTAACGGGTTTGAACAAGGTGTTACGATCTGCCCGTTAGCAAGCGAAAAGCAACTGAACAATGTCCTGAACTATATCGGAATCGGAAAACAAGAGGGTGCTACGCTTGTTTATGGCGGTGATCATCTTACTGAAGGCGATCTCGGAAAAGGATTTTACGTGCAGCCGACCATTTTCTCTGATGTAACGCCTGACATGACGATCGCACAAGAAGAAATTTTCGGTCCGGTCATTTCCGTTATCGAAGTTGGAACTTATGAAGAAGCCATTTCGGTGGCGAATGGTGTCAAATATGGGTTATCGGCCTCCATTGTTACGAACAATCTTAAAACTGCCCAGCAATTCACGAAAGAAATCAAAGCAGGAACTGTAAAAGTGAACCGTACGACAACCGGAAACCTAATCAATGCACCATTTGGCGGTTTGAAAAAATCAAGTACGTCCACATTCCGCGAATCAGGAAGAGCGGGACTCGAATTTTTCACACAAATCAAAACCGTGTATGTCGGATATTAA
- a CDS encoding substrate-binding domain-containing protein — protein sequence MNKVTIGDVAKRAGVSKSTVSQYLNERFDYMGEETRSRIKKAISELNYQPNVVARSLKKKNTSTIGVIVANILHNFSTQVIRAIEDVCSDEGVSTIVCNADDDPQKEKKYIETLLAKQVDGLIVFPTSGNSEIYQRLIDANFPIVFMDRLVDGLTMDTVLLDNEKASRLAIDHLVEGGYERIAIITSSLIENVTPRIERIQGYRKALEVHSLPVREEYIRGMEIQELQQGLDELFSLEEPPQAIITGNDLTLMEFLKFVTENELQIGRDVGLVTIDEVSFAPIHSPTLTTVAQPTFEMGTKAANLLLNKVKKHKESEPDVYRFNPVLIVRKSVRKGGASYD from the coding sequence ATCAATAAAGTTACGATAGGCGATGTCGCCAAACGAGCTGGTGTTTCTAAAAGTACGGTCTCCCAATATCTGAATGAACGATTTGATTACATGGGTGAGGAAACACGTTCAAGAATTAAGAAAGCGATTTCGGAATTGAATTATCAACCGAATGTGGTCGCGAGGAGTTTGAAGAAAAAGAATACGTCAACTATCGGTGTTATTGTGGCAAACATCCTACACAACTTTTCGACACAAGTGATCCGCGCCATTGAGGATGTCTGCAGTGATGAAGGGGTCTCAACGATTGTGTGTAATGCAGATGATGACCCACAGAAAGAAAAAAAGTACATTGAAACCCTCCTTGCAAAGCAAGTCGATGGCTTAATCGTATTTCCGACAAGTGGAAATTCGGAAATTTATCAACGTCTCATCGATGCAAATTTTCCGATTGTATTTATGGACCGCCTAGTCGATGGTTTAACGATGGATACAGTTTTGCTGGACAATGAAAAAGCTTCCCGATTAGCCATTGATCATCTCGTAGAAGGTGGATATGAGCGTATTGCAATCATTACGTCATCATTGATAGAGAACGTGACACCTCGAATAGAGAGGATACAAGGGTACCGTAAAGCTCTAGAAGTTCACAGTCTACCCGTTCGAGAGGAATACATCCGTGGAATGGAAATCCAAGAATTGCAACAGGGGCTTGACGAACTTTTTTCACTAGAGGAACCTCCACAAGCCATTATCACTGGAAACGACCTGACCTTGATGGAGTTTTTGAAATTTGTCACTGAAAATGAGCTTCAGATTGGAAGGGATGTCGGATTGGTGACGATCGATGAAGTATCATTTGCGCCCATTCATTCCCCAACCTTGACTACGGTTGCACAACCAACATTTGAAATGGGAACGAAAGCAGCAAATTTATTATTAAACAAAGTGAAGAAACATAAAGAGTCGGAACCAGATGTATACCGTTTTAATCCGGTATTGATCGTTAGGAAATCAGTTAGGAAAGGAGGTGCTTCATATGATTGA
- a CDS encoding creatininase family protein, whose translation MKAYLLTEMTWEEVKDALETVKMAVIPIGAHEQHGPHMVESCDAVLATEMASRLAEKMFPHILVTPTVNMGVSPHHLNFPGTISLQPETLITILRDMVQSLKRHGIEKFLFLNAHGGNQSTLSVASTTIGPEEDVDIYYAKTTASAKQAISKNINSPIFGHSCEREVSEALYLAPFLIRADKLNKGDFNEGGRYKQLRPGKPIQGFYHYEEMTKNGCIGDATKASREIGEQIVEEALENLTAALEDLLDLKPESVH comes from the coding sequence TTGAAGGCATATTTGTTAACCGAAATGACATGGGAAGAGGTGAAGGATGCCCTTGAAACGGTCAAAATGGCGGTCATTCCGATCGGAGCCCATGAACAGCATGGTCCACATATGGTTGAAAGCTGTGATGCTGTGCTTGCGACGGAAATGGCGAGCCGGTTGGCTGAAAAGATGTTTCCGCACATCCTGGTGACCCCGACTGTTAACATGGGTGTTTCGCCACATCATCTTAATTTTCCAGGGACAATTTCTCTTCAGCCAGAAACGCTTATCACTATTTTACGTGATATGGTCCAATCTTTAAAGCGGCACGGAATCGAAAAATTCCTCTTTCTTAATGCACATGGCGGAAATCAATCGACGCTGAGCGTAGCAAGCACCACCATCGGACCTGAGGAAGATGTTGATATCTATTATGCAAAAACGACGGCATCAGCAAAACAAGCAATCTCTAAAAATATAAATTCTCCTATCTTCGGACACAGCTGTGAACGGGAGGTCTCAGAGGCACTTTATCTCGCACCATTTCTTATCCGCGCAGATAAACTGAATAAAGGAGACTTCAACGAAGGGGGGAGATACAAGCAGTTAAGACCTGGCAAGCCGATCCAAGGATTTTATCACTATGAAGAAATGACCAAAAATGGGTGCATTGGTGATGCTACAAAAGCATCCAGGGAAATAGGCGAACAAATCGTTGAGGAAGCATTAGAAAACCTAACGGCTGCATTAGAGGATTTGTTAGACCTTAAGCCGGAGTCAGTTCATTGA
- a CDS encoding heme-binding protein, whose product MKTTLKLELEEAKLIIEEAKRKSEEINVLETIAVVDDGGNLIALERMNGARITGPEISIAKAFTAAGHKRSTHLFNREPNGPVLPGNEAFGIQQMLPGKFAVFVGGFPIVVDGEVIGGIGVSGGNGEQDTAVGTAALRALQEHLQPAGHEVVTDADIKK is encoded by the coding sequence ATGAAAACAACATTGAAACTTGAGTTGGAAGAAGCAAAACTGATCATAGAAGAAGCCAAACGAAAATCTGAAGAGATTAATGTTTTGGAGACAATTGCAGTTGTGGATGACGGCGGGAACTTGATCGCGCTCGAACGGATGAACGGGGCGCGTATTACAGGACCGGAAATCTCGATTGCGAAAGCATTCACGGCAGCAGGACACAAGCGGTCAACGCATCTTTTCAATAGAGAACCGAACGGACCCGTGCTTCCAGGAAACGAAGCCTTCGGGATCCAACAAATGCTGCCTGGTAAATTCGCTGTGTTCGTCGGTGGTTTTCCAATCGTAGTTGATGGAGAAGTCATCGGTGGAATTGGTGTAAGTGGCGGGAACGGTGAGCAGGATACAGCTGTTGGAACTGCTGCACTAAGAGCATTGCAAGAGCATCTGCAACCTGCCGGACATGAAGTAGTGACGGATGCTGATATCAAAAAATGA
- a CDS encoding alpha/beta fold hydrolase, whose amino-acid sequence MREIDALIKEYESYHPELTRREEFNSFWENALSESKTIPLNPHVEKILYPIKQVQVERVTYQGAYETPISAYYIKPVDTKEKLKCIIFYHGYGGNKGAISQYMTWLIQGYAIFAVDCRGMGETGDDSTYSFGNTGSWATQGLLVKEEYYYYKVWLDCKRAVDFIMTQDEIDPNAVCLMGSSLGGGIAMAVAALDPRPALVVADVPNMCDIELTIKQKMEGSLVEIEKFLKVHPEYTEKILTNLSYFDILNHASNIKSKIRVSVAFKDLICPPKPIFGVYNHITSEKSMEIYPFSGHDAPGTSSHIEKTISYVNMNL is encoded by the coding sequence ATGAGGGAAATAGATGCACTTATAAAAGAATATGAAAGTTATCATCCTGAATTGACAAGAAGAGAAGAGTTCAATAGCTTTTGGGAAAATGCGCTTTCCGAATCTAAAACAATTCCATTAAATCCACATGTAGAAAAAATTCTCTATCCAATAAAGCAAGTCCAGGTAGAGCGTGTCACCTATCAAGGAGCATATGAAACACCTATAAGTGCTTATTATATTAAACCAGTTGATACCAAGGAAAAATTAAAATGTATAATTTTTTATCATGGTTACGGAGGTAACAAAGGGGCAATTTCTCAATATATGACCTGGCTAATCCAAGGATATGCAATATTTGCAGTCGATTGCCGCGGAATGGGAGAAACAGGCGATGATAGTACATACTCATTCGGTAATACGGGGAGCTGGGCTACTCAAGGCTTATTGGTGAAAGAAGAATACTATTACTATAAAGTTTGGCTGGACTGTAAACGTGCAGTTGATTTTATCATGACGCAAGATGAAATCGATCCAAACGCTGTATGTCTAATGGGTTCAAGTTTAGGAGGAGGAATAGCGATGGCGGTGGCAGCATTGGATCCGCGGCCGGCTCTTGTGGTAGCAGATGTACCCAATATGTGTGATATTGAACTGACAATAAAGCAAAAAATGGAAGGATCACTTGTTGAAATAGAAAAATTCTTGAAAGTTCATCCAGAATATACGGAGAAAATTCTCACTAATCTGAGCTACTTCGATATTCTTAATCATGCCTCGAACATTAAAAGTAAAATAAGAGTTTCAGTTGCATTTAAAGACCTCATTTGTCCCCCGAAGCCAATCTTTGGCGTATATAATCACATTACATCTGAAAAAAGCATGGAAATATATCCTTTTTCAGGACACGATGCACCCGGAACATCTTCCCATATTGAAAAAACAATCTCTTATGTGAATATGAATCTATAG
- a CDS encoding S8 family serine peptidase, which produces MKRGLLLVLGVLLAFSSFSFSAFASPQETSSSKQAFLVVFKSENSLPANYKSIIEKAGGEVSYEVAKIGTVEAKTSSPTTFIKSLVKNTNVASLAPSLEVSLDLPEVEVTISDIEQSELEPVPADESIWEAGWQWDIERVTNKGASHAVSSGSKDVVVGIIDTGIDFDHPDLKDNIVDGSKTFVPGTTDAKDFNSHGTHVAGTIGADGRIKGIAPDVGLRAYRVFGATGGAQQAWITDAIIAAADDGVDVINMSLGGTRVVGQWYYTDPATGEKIRLGNDAADMVAYNRAIRYATNKNVTVVASAGNDGQDLSNPAKLADWYNDVLDANPATAAYDVQGAGFKVPAQIPGVITVSALGGGFGTDDRLAFYSNYGNGNINLSAPGGDLGPDYNGTRVPGDYKWLVLSAVPTYLDSPTGKAQFGTQGYGWKGGTSMASPQVAGVAAAYISKVYEETGKKPSPSQVQTKLQQAADDAGKKGFDPTFGHGVVNAYNAVK; this is translated from the coding sequence ATGAAAAGGGGATTATTACTAGTTTTAGGTGTTTTACTTGCTTTTTCATCATTTAGTTTCAGTGCATTTGCATCACCGCAAGAAACATCCAGCTCAAAGCAGGCATTTTTAGTTGTTTTTAAATCTGAAAACAGCCTGCCTGCCAATTACAAATCAATCATTGAGAAGGCTGGGGGAGAAGTATCATATGAGGTAGCTAAGATTGGAACTGTTGAGGCTAAAACTTCCAGCCCTACTACATTTATTAAATCATTAGTAAAAAACACAAATGTTGCGAGCCTTGCTCCTTCTTTGGAAGTATCTTTAGATTTACCTGAAGTTGAGGTAACTATTTCTGATATTGAGCAAAGTGAATTAGAACCTGTTCCAGCTGACGAAAGCATTTGGGAAGCTGGCTGGCAATGGGATATCGAACGGGTAACGAATAAAGGTGCGAGCCATGCCGTTTCAAGTGGCAGTAAAGATGTGGTCGTCGGTATCATCGACACTGGTATTGACTTTGATCACCCTGATTTAAAGGATAATATTGTTGATGGTTCAAAAACATTCGTTCCTGGAACAACAGATGCAAAGGATTTCAACAGCCATGGTACTCACGTTGCTGGAACAATCGGTGCAGATGGTCGTATTAAAGGGATAGCACCTGATGTTGGACTCCGTGCCTACCGAGTATTCGGTGCAACAGGTGGGGCACAGCAAGCTTGGATTACAGATGCTATTATTGCTGCTGCGGATGACGGTGTAGATGTGATCAACATGAGTTTAGGTGGTACAAGAGTAGTTGGGCAATGGTATTACACAGACCCTGCTACAGGCGAGAAAATCCGTTTAGGTAATGACGCTGCAGATATGGTAGCTTACAACCGTGCCATTCGATATGCTACTAATAAAAATGTAACTGTTGTCGCTTCTGCAGGTAACGACGGCCAGGATTTAAGCAACCCGGCTAAGCTGGCTGATTGGTATAATGATGTATTGGATGCGAATCCAGCCACAGCTGCTTATGATGTTCAAGGTGCTGGGTTTAAAGTACCTGCTCAAATCCCTGGTGTAATTACTGTTTCAGCTCTAGGCGGAGGATTTGGTACAGATGATCGTCTTGCATTCTACTCTAACTATGGAAACGGAAATATTAATCTATCTGCTCCAGGTGGGGATTTAGGCCCTGACTATAATGGAACTCGTGTACCTGGGGATTACAAATGGTTAGTATTGAGTGCCGTTCCGACTTATTTGGATTCGCCAACTGGAAAAGCGCAATTCGGTACGCAAGGTTATGGCTGGAAGGGTGGAACCTCAATGGCTTCACCACAAGTAGCTGGTGTAGCTGCTGCATATATCTCCAAAGTATATGAAGAAACAGGAAAGAAACCATCTCCAAGCCAAGTACAAACAAAATTACAACAAGCAGCGGATGATGCAGGTAAAAAAGGTTTTGATCCGACCTTTGGTCATGGTGTAGTAAATGCGTATAATGCAGTAAAGTAA